CGAGGGTATTTTCACCCTATTTCAGCCAGAAATAGCGTATTTTGATCCACTTCTTGACAGCAGCAGTTATGATGCTATTATAGCACCATGCTCCCCGCACAGCCGAACCAGTCGCTGATCGATGGTCTCGCCTGCCTGCAAGCGCTGGCTACGGCGGTTGGGCCGATCGGCTCGCGCCAGATGGCGCGCGACCTGGGCATGGAGCCGACCCGCGTCAACCGTCTCCTGAAGACGCTCGCCCACCTCGGTATCGCCCAGCAGACCGCCGACCGGCAGTACGTGCCGGGGTCGGGCATGCACGTGCTGGCGGCGCAGGCGATCTTCGGGTCGGGCCTGCTGCGCCGCGCGACCCAACCGTTGAATCACCTTCGCCGGCACAAGTTGTCGATCGCGCTCGGCGTGCTGTGGCGCGACCAGGTGAGCTACCTCTACCACGCGTCGCCCGGCACCAGCGACAGCGAGGCGATCGGGCGCGTGGGCCTGTACCCGGCCACGCGGTCCAGCATCGGCCTCGTGCTGCTGTCGCAGTTGCCAACGGCCGACGTGCGCGCGCTGTACCGCACTCGTTCCATTCCCAACTATCCTGAGGGCATGGCCGCGCTTCTGGCTGATCTTGCCGCGGTCCAACAGAGCGGCTTCGCGGTGGTGCGACCGGACGAGGCCCACCCGACCCGCACGGTGGCCGTCGCCATTCCCGATAGCGCGGCCGCCATCGCGTTGTCCGGGGCGATCGCCGACGGCGCCCTTCACGAACTTCATCAATCCTTACGCGATGCGGCGGAACGCATCGCGGTGTCACCTTCCACTTAGGACCCGTAACCCGTATGTCACACTCAAACGTTCCCGCCAGCTTTAGCGGCGTCGTGCCCAGCCTTGCACAGGTGGGCGATCTCGGCCCACCCCGCAGCGAATGCGGCGTGGGTTGCCTGATGCCGTGGGCCGGCAAGCTCTACGTGCTGAACTACAACTCGCACAAGGAGCGCAGTGGCCGCGGCGTCAGCCTGCGACGCATCTCGGCGGACATGACGATGGAGATCGTCCCCGAGACGCGCGGCGTCGACGGTACCTACACCAACCGCTTCGTCCACTTCAAAAGCAACCAGATCGTCATCGGCCCCCACGTGATCGACGAGCGGCACAACGTCCGCACGATCAAGATGCTGCAGCCGCTGCGCATCTGCGGCACCACGTGGCACCTGACCGACCCCGACAAGGTCTACGTGCTGGCGATGGAGGGCGAGGTGTTTGAGCTGAACATGGTCACGCTGGAATGCGTGCAGGTCTTCGATTTGCAGAAGGAGCTCAGCACCGAGAAGGAGGGCATGGTCCACTTCAAGGACTGCTACTGCCACTTCGGCAAGTTCGTCGTCTGTTCGAACGAGTACAACGAGAACGACTGGAAGGGCACGCGGTCGCAGGGCCGCCTGGCCGAGTACGACGGCAAAGCGTGGAACATCATCGAACGCAAGCCCTTCATTGGTTTCGGCGGCCGCGGCACGTTCGCGCCCACGATCTTCTCGAACGGGTGGGATCAGGCCTCGGCCATCCTGAAGGTCTACACGAAGGCGGATGACAAGTGGACGACGTACCGCCTGCCCAAGGCGTCGCACTGCTTCGATCACAAGTGGCAGACCGAATGGCCGCGCATTCGCGAGGTGGAGCACGAGCGGTACCTCATGGACCACCACGGCATGTTCTACGAGCTGTCCCCGTGGGCGTACGGCGGGCGCATCTGGGGCGTGCGGCCGATCAGCACGCACCTCTGGGTGCTCGGTGACTTCTGCAGTTGGCGCGGCATGCTCGTCATGGGCGCTGACAACGCCAGCCCGAGCAACGGCGAGAACCCCACGACCGCCGAGCCGCAGAGCGGCCTGTGGTTCGGCAAGACCGACGACCTCTGGAACCTCGGTAAGCCCAAGGGCTGGGGCGGCCCGTGGTGGGAGACGAAGGTCACCGCCAACGAGCCCAGCGACCCGTACCTCATGACCGGCTTCGATCAGAAGTGCATCCACCTGACCGCCGACACGGCCAATGTCGACTTCGCGATCGAGGTCGACTTCATGGGTCACGGCGTCTTCAAGCCGTACATGACGCTGCGCACTGGCGATGCCAACTACGTCCAGCATACGTTCCCCTCCGGCTTCAGCGCCCACTGGGTGCGCGTCGTCAGCAGCAAGGGCTGCACCGCAACCGCACAGCTGCACTACACCTAGGCCCTGTGCGCCTTTTCGTGTGATCGTGTAGCTATCCGTCGCCCTGCCAGGGGATTGCTGGCAGGGCGACGTTATTTCACGCGCTTGGCAATTTGTCGCGACGAGAAGCGAAGGCAGTCTCAGGAATACAATCCGTTGGATGGACGATCTGATCACCAGCACCGAGAACGGCCTCTATTGCCCGGCCGGTGATTTTCATATCGATGCCTGGGGATCGGTCGGCCGAAACATCGTCACGCATGGCCATTCTGACCACGCGCGCTTCGGCGCCGCCAGCTACCTTTGCACCCGCCAGTCGGCGCCCATTCTTCAGAAGCGACTCGGCGACGTCTCGATCGACGCGCGCGATTATGGCGACGTGATCGACATCAACGGCGTTCGCGTCAGCCTTCACCCGGCGGGGCACATCCTGGGATCGGCACAGGTGCGCATCGAACATCGCGGGCAGATCTGCGTGGCAAGCGGCGACTACAAGCGGCAGCCCGACCCGACGTGTGCGCCGTTCGAACCCATTCGCTGTCACACGTTCATCACCGAGTGTACGTTCGGCCTGCCGATCTTCCACTGGACCGATCCCACCATCGTAATGGCCGACATCAACGCGTGGTGGCGGGACAACCACGCCGCCGGGCGCACCAGTATGTTGGCGGCCTATTCGCTCGGGAAAGCGCAGCGTGTACTGGCAGGATTGGATGCATCGACTGGCCCCATCCTGTTGCACGGTGCGGTGGTGCCGCTCGTCGAGTTGTACCGGCAGGCGGGCGTCACGCTGCCGCCCACCGAACACGCCAGTGTCGAGAACGCGAAGCTGCATCGTGGCCGCGCGTTCGTGATCGCGCCGCCCGGTGCGCTGAACTCGACATGGGTGCGCAAATTTGCTCCGTTCTCGCTTGGGGCCGCATCTGGCTGGATGCGCGTGCGGGGCTTTCGACGCCGTAAGGCGGCAGACCGGGGGTTCGTGCTGTCCGACCATGTCGACTTCGACGCGCTGCTGCAGACGATCAAGGAGACCGGCGCAGAACACGTGATGGCCACCCACGGCTACACGACCGTGCTCGCACGCCTGTTGAACGACCGCGGCCAACGCTGCACGATTATCAACACGCGCTTCGGCGACGACGAGGACGAGCCAATCGAACCGGCCGCCCTCGCCGAGAGCGAGGGGGCAGCTTGAAACGCTTCACCGAGCTCTTTCAGCAGCTGGACGCCACCACCCGCACGAGCGAGAAGGTCGAGGCGATGCAGCGGTACTTCCGCGAAGCGCCACCCGCCGACGCTGCCTGGGCGGTGTACGTGCTGGCGGGCCGCACGGTCGGCAAGGCGATCGCGTCGCGCAAGCTGCGCGAGTGGGCGTCGGAAGCATCGGGCCACCCGGCGTGGTTGGTCGACGAGAGCTATCACGTTGTGGGCGACCTTTCCGAGACGCTGTCGCTGATCGTTCCGGGTGCAACGGATGGTGAAGCTGCGCCATCGCTTCACGACATCTGTGACGGCCGGCTGCGGCCCCTCGGACAGATGACGCAGGAACAACAGCGGGCGACGATCGAGGCCACCTGGGCGCAGCTGAGCGCCGAGCAGCGCCTCGTCTTCCATAAACTGCTGGGCGGCGAGTTCCGCATCGGCGTGTCGAAATTGCTGCTGGTGCGGGCGCTGGCGGGCGTGGCCGGCGTCGAGCCCGCGGTCGTTACGCACCGCTTGTCAGGCAGCTGGATGCCCACGGCGGAGGCGATGGTGCAGTTGCTTTCGCCGCACGAGGAGGGATCGCCGACCGCGCGCGGGCTGCCGTACCCGTTCATGCTCGCCAACCCGTTCCACGAGCCGTTGGGTGAGACGCTGGGATCAATTGCGGACTGGCAGATCGAGTGGAAGTGGGACGGCATTCGGGCGCAGATCCTTCGGCGTGCCGGGCAGATCGCGATCTGGTCGCGCGGCGACGAACTGATCACCAGCGCGTTTCCCGAACTCGTGCAAGCGGCCAGCGCGCTGCCGGAGGGTACCGTGCTGGATGGGGAAATTCTCGCGTGGGACCGTGAACGGCCGTTGCCATTCCTGACGCTTCAGCAGCGCATCAATCGGAAGAACGTCGAGATGAGCTTCTGGCCCGACGTGCCGGTGATCTTCATCGCGTTCGACATGCTGGAACGGGATGGGATTGATGTGCGTACCTCGCCGCTTGCCGATCGCCGGGCAATGCTGGAAGCGTTGGTGCCGCCATCGGACAAGCCGCAGTTGATTCGGCTCGCCGAGCCGTTGCGATTCGAATCGTGGGATGCGATTACGCGTCAGTTGGACGATTGCCGCAAGCAGGGCACTGAGGGCGTGATGCTGAAGCAGCGGTCGTCGGCTTACGTGCCGGGCCGGCCAACCGGGTTGTGGTGGAAGAAGAAGATCGACCCGTACACGATGGACGCCGTCCTGATCGCCGCCGAGCCCGGCCGCGGCCGGCGTGCGGGATTGTTGAGCGCCTATACGTTCGGCGTGTGGGACGAACAGCGCAAGCTTGTGCCGATCACCAAAGCCTACAGCGGCCTGACCGACCAGGAGATGGCCGAGGTAGATCGCTTTGCGCGCAAGCACACGCTGGCGCGGCATGGGCCGGTGCATTCGGTCGAGCCGCTACTTGTCTTTGAGATCGGCTTCGAAGCGATCCAGCAATCCACGCGGCACAAGTCCGGCATCGCGGTGCGCTTCCCACGCATGCTGCGGATGCGCAAGGACAAAGCCGCTGCCGATGCGGATACGCTCGCGACGATGAGGGACCTGCTGCGAACCGCGGAGACGATGCGATGACGCAGGCTTTAACAGCCATCGCCAGCGGCCGCCAGCGCGTGCGCGAATGGTTCGCGTCGCTCGGCCGCACGCCGTTTCCGTTTCAGGAGGCGGCCTGGGAGGCATACGTGCTGGGCCAGAGCGGCCTCATTCACGCGCCGACGGGGAACGGCAAGACATTGGCCGCGGCGCTGGGGCCGATGATCGAGGCGATCGACGCTGGCGCCGAGAAGCAGCCACCGCTTACGCTGTTGTGGATTACGCCGTTGCGTGCGCTGGCAAGCGATACAGCGGCGTCGCTTCACACGGCGGTGGACGGACTAAACCTGCCGTGGAAAGTCGAGCTGCGCACGTCCGACACAACCGCCGCCGCGCGTAAACGGCAGAAGACACGCCTGCCGACGGTGCTCGTCACCACGCCCGAAAGTTTGTCGCTGTTGATCTCGTACCCCGACGCGCGGGAGCGGTTCGCGCACCTGCGATGCATCGTCGCCGACGAATGGCACGAGCTGATGGGCAACAAACGTGGCGTGCAGGCGCAACTGGCAATGGCCCACCTGAAGGCGATCCAGCCCGCGATGCGCGTGTGGGGCCTGTCGGCCACCATCGGCAACATGGACGACGCCGTCGCCACTCTCGTCGGCCCGGCCGGCGCCGCGACCGCGGTGCGCATCGATGCGCCCGATTATAAGCAGATCGACCTCCACAGCCTCCTGCCCGAGCGCATCGAGCGCTTCCCCTGGACCGGCCACCTCGGCACGCGCATGACTGAACCCGTCGCCCGCGCGATCGAGTCGGCCGGCAGCACGCTCCTCTTCACCAATACGCGCTCGCAGTCAGAGCTCTGGTTCCGCGCGCTGCTGACCGCGCGGCCAGAATGGGTGGGCGAGATGGCGATCCATCACGGGTCGATAGACCGCAAGCTCCGACAGACGGTCGAAAGCATGCTGCGCGAGGGCAAGCTTAGGGCGGTGGTCTGCACGTCCAGCCTGGACCTCGGCGTCGATTTCTGGCCGGTCGACCAAGTGATTCAGATTGGCGGCCCGAAGGGCATCGCGCGCATCATGCAGCGGGCGGGTCGCAGTGGTCATCGACCGGGCGAGGCCAGCCGAATCGTCTGCGTGCCAACCCAGGCGATGGAATTGATCGAGTACTCCGCCGCACGGCTCGGCATTCAACAGCGGGCGACCGAATCGCGCGAGCCGATCGTGTTACCATTGGACGTGCTGGCGCAGCACGTGGTTACGGTGGCCGCGGGCGATGGATTCGTCGAATCGGAACTGCTGGCTGAGGTGCGCCGCACGCATGCGTTCGAGGCCATCACCGATGAGCAGTGGGGCTGGGTAATGGACTTCGCGCAGCGCGGCGGCCCAAGCCTGACGGCGTATCCCCACTTCGCCCGTGTTCGCCT
Above is a window of Tepidisphaeraceae bacterium DNA encoding:
- a CDS encoding ligase-associated DNA damage response exonuclease is translated as MDDLITSTENGLYCPAGDFHIDAWGSVGRNIVTHGHSDHARFGAASYLCTRQSAPILQKRLGDVSIDARDYGDVIDINGVRVSLHPAGHILGSAQVRIEHRGQICVASGDYKRQPDPTCAPFEPIRCHTFITECTFGLPIFHWTDPTIVMADINAWWRDNHAAGRTSMLAAYSLGKAQRVLAGLDASTGPILLHGAVVPLVELYRQAGVTLPPTEHASVENAKLHRGRAFVIAPPGALNSTWVRKFAPFSLGAASGWMRVRGFRRRKAADRGFVLSDHVDFDALLQTIKETGAEHVMATHGYTTVLARLLNDRGQRCTIINTRFGDDEDEPIEPAALAESEGAA
- a CDS encoding helix-turn-helix domain-containing protein encodes the protein MLPAQPNQSLIDGLACLQALATAVGPIGSRQMARDLGMEPTRVNRLLKTLAHLGIAQQTADRQYVPGSGMHVLAAQAIFGSGLLRRATQPLNHLRRHKLSIALGVLWRDQVSYLYHASPGTSDSEAIGRVGLYPATRSSIGLVLLSQLPTADVRALYRTRSIPNYPEGMAALLADLAAVQQSGFAVVRPDEAHPTRTVAVAIPDSAAAIALSGAIADGALHELHQSLRDAAERIAVSPST
- a CDS encoding ligase-associated DNA damage response DEXH box helicase, which encodes MTQALTAIASGRQRVREWFASLGRTPFPFQEAAWEAYVLGQSGLIHAPTGNGKTLAAALGPMIEAIDAGAEKQPPLTLLWITPLRALASDTAASLHTAVDGLNLPWKVELRTSDTTAAARKRQKTRLPTVLVTTPESLSLLISYPDARERFAHLRCIVADEWHELMGNKRGVQAQLAMAHLKAIQPAMRVWGLSATIGNMDDAVATLVGPAGAATAVRIDAPDYKQIDLHSLLPERIERFPWTGHLGTRMTEPVARAIESAGSTLLFTNTRSQSELWFRALLTARPEWVGEMAIHHGSIDRKLRQTVESMLREGKLRAVVCTSSLDLGVDFWPVDQVIQIGGPKGIARIMQRAGRSGHRPGEASRIVCVPTQAMELIEYSAARLGIQQRATESREPIVLPLDVLAQHVVTVAAGDGFVESELLAEVRRTHAFEAITDEQWGWVMDFAQRGGPSLTAYPHFARVRLEGNRWVTASDATARMHRMSIGTITSDGAVSVQFVTGRHLGSVEESFAAKLKAGDTFTFAGRTVQFVRLHDMTIQVRLATTKRGTVPRWMGGKLPMSASLAKALRVRLDEAAGGQFVDAEMQHVRPILELQARWSQLPRMSEVLIETTRTRDGHHHFLYTMQGRLAHEGLAALLTYRLGEGRPITATFNDLGIELLSPVPLAETAEQWRAALSAERLLEDVMACLNTGELAKRHFREIARIAGLLVPQRPGAHRSVRQLQASSGLFYDVFSEFDPQNLLLEQARREVLQQQLEFTRLSGALRDLGDRSLILSSPARLTPLAFPLWAERIQSQQLRSESASARIERVARQLEAAADADGG
- a CDS encoding ATP-dependent DNA ligase — encoded protein: MKRFTELFQQLDATTRTSEKVEAMQRYFREAPPADAAWAVYVLAGRTVGKAIASRKLREWASEASGHPAWLVDESYHVVGDLSETLSLIVPGATDGEAAPSLHDICDGRLRPLGQMTQEQQRATIEATWAQLSAEQRLVFHKLLGGEFRIGVSKLLLVRALAGVAGVEPAVVTHRLSGSWMPTAEAMVQLLSPHEEGSPTARGLPYPFMLANPFHEPLGETLGSIADWQIEWKWDGIRAQILRRAGQIAIWSRGDELITSAFPELVQAASALPEGTVLDGEILAWDRERPLPFLTLQQRINRKNVEMSFWPDVPVIFIAFDMLERDGIDVRTSPLADRRAMLEALVPPSDKPQLIRLAEPLRFESWDAITRQLDDCRKQGTEGVMLKQRSSAYVPGRPTGLWWKKKIDPYTMDAVLIAAEPGRGRRAGLLSAYTFGVWDEQRKLVPITKAYSGLTDQEMAEVDRFARKHTLARHGPVHSVEPLLVFEIGFEAIQQSTRHKSGIAVRFPRMLRMRKDKAAADADTLATMRDLLRTAETMR